One Hippoglossus hippoglossus isolate fHipHip1 chromosome 5, fHipHip1.pri, whole genome shotgun sequence genomic window carries:
- the lmod1b gene encoding leiomodin-1, protein MSRRKVRGLTRTGRQVSEDPDLDNLLSTLSPEEMEELEKDMMKVPDLHPEDGKIADQGESQPAQPPMSNNVGDAKLNSRQESDTKGRLSQTEQSFEGEPKKESRKQEYLRKMGLSQEGNDDINVGLRRQASISGERETRVDDRNSKGTESSKEERSRLSSRYRKQESNDRDVKEENNDQEKCEDSRIRDRRENRESTGNKTKDMISKLQERKEDGREKERKEDCRRRDDSKTKDIISKLREKSEKDAGKEKDRKSEGMRTQGLVSKMLEKQNKVEESQESKSEEKNPKAEEKKAEDKTTPDVKLERQQSEKGEVQVKHDKAEKRTDREELVNHSDHVKEKEKNAEEEKDSTRGKVKKAKETEKLDNCVAKNSPNSKAKVEEEEDEESSMFDEQMEQVRSNDPSLNELIVNNSEVIKTKTLIEFAGALHNNTNVKTFALANCRADDHVAYAIAGTIRNNKTITSINVDSNHLTGKGILSLIQALQHNSTLTELRFQNQRHICGGKTEMEMTKILKDNTTLLKLGYHFELAGPRMTTTNILSRNMDRQRQRRLQEQKQAQANGEKKGTLEVPKTGGGGSLRSSPRASPKPSPMPSPMPSPKLTPRRGAGGSAPPPPPPPPGGGPPPPPPPMMDGDALRNSLSPGRGKNSRDQLLASIRGSPIKGLKKVAVPKWLQ, encoded by the exons ATGTCCAGGAGAAAGGTAAGAGGCCTGACCCGCACAGGCCGCCAGGTCAGCGAGGACCCTGACCTGGACAACCTGCTGTCCACCCTGTCCCCcgaggagatggaggagctggagaaagacATGATGAAAGTGCCTGACCTCCACCCGGAGGACGGGAAGATCGCGGACCAAGGGGAGAGCCAGCCTGCGCAGCCACCTATGAGCAACAACGTTGGGGACGCTAAACTGAATAGCAGGCAGGAGAGTGACACTAAAGGGAGGCTCAGTCAGACGGAGCAGTCATTTGAG GGGGAGCCGAAGAAGGAGAGCCGGAAGCAAGAATACCTGAGGAAGATGGGCCTGAGCCAGGAGGGCAACGATGACATCAATGTTGGACTACGAAGACAAGCTAGCATCTCGGGCGAAAGGGAAACCAGGGTGGACGACAGAAACAGCAAAGGTACCGAAAGCTCCAAAGAAGAGCGCAGTCGGCTCTCGAGTAGATACAGGAAACAGGAGAGCAACGACAGGGACGTGAAAGAGGAGAATAATGACCAAGAGAAATGTGAAGACAGTAGAataagagacagaagagaaaacagagagagcacAGGCAACAAAACAAAGGATATGATCTCCAAGTTacaggaaaggaaggaagacggtagagagaaggagaggaaagaagactGCAGGAGACGAGATGACAGCAAAACCAAAGACATCATCTCAAAGCTAcgagaaaaaagtgaaaaggacgcaggaaaagaaaaggatagAAAATCTGAGGGTATGAGGACACAAGGGCTTGTCTCTAAAATGTTGGAGAAACAGAACAAGGTAGAGGAAAGCCAGGAGAGCAAATCAGAAGAGAAGAATCcaaaagcagaggagaagaaagctgAAGATAAAACCACACCTGATGTGAAACTCGAGCGACAGCAGTCTGAGAAGGGCGAGGTGCAGGTGAAACACGACAAGGCAGAAAAAAGGACGGATAGAGAGGAGCTGGTAAACCACAGCGACCAcgtgaaagagaaggagaagaatgcagaagaggaaaaagattcTACTagaggaaaagttaaaaaagctaaagaaacagagaaacttGATAATTGTGTTGCCAAAAACAGCCCAAACAGCAAGGCCaaggtggaagaggaagaggacgaagagTCGAGCATGTTCGATGAGCAAATGGAGCAGGTTCGAAGCAATGACCCCTCCCTCAATGAGCTCATCGTCAACAACTCAGAGGTTATCAAGACCAAAACACTCATCGAGTTTGCAGGGGCTTTGCACAACAACACCAACgtgaaaacatttgctttgGCCAACTGCCGCGCGGACGACCATGTGGCTTACGCCATCGCTGGCACAATACGCAACAACAAGACCATCACAAGCATCAATGTTGACTCCAATCATCTCACCGGAAAGGGCATCCTGTCCCTGATCCAGGCGCTGCAGCACAACTCCACTCTGACCGAGCTCCGCTTCCAAAACCAGCGTCACATCTGCGGCGGGAAGACCGAGATGGAGATGACCAAGATTCTGAAAGACAACACCACGCTGCTCAAACTGGGGTATCACTTCGAGTTAGCCGGGCCCAGGATGACGACGACGAACATACTGAGTCGCAACATGGACCGGCAGAGACAGCGGCGGCTGCAGGAGCAGAAGCAGGCCCAGGCCAACGGGGAGAAGAAGGGGACACTGGAGGTGCCCAAGACTGGAGGTGGAGGATCTTTAAGAAGCTCACCCAGAGCCTCCCCCAAACCTTCTCCCATGCCCTCACCCATGCCCTCACCAAAGCTGACACCcagaagaggagctggaggttcggctccaccaccacccccacctcctcccgGGGGTggacctccacctcctcctcctcctatgaTGGATGGAGACGCCCTGAGGAACTCTCTGTCTCCAGGTCGTGGTAAGAACTCAAGGGACCAACTGCTCGCCTCGATCAGAGGGAGCCCTATCAAAGGACTCAAGAAG GTGGCGGTGCCAAAGTGGTTGCAGTGA